The Imtechella halotolerans DNA window AACCCTACAAAAAAACCGCTAATTAGCGGTTTTAAAAATTTATCAACTTATTGTCAAATAGACAAACACACTGTATGTCACAAGAAGTACAATTCCATCACGCCAATCTAATCGAAGAAACTTTGGTAAAAAAACAAGTGGCAAAACCATAAACGACACTATTAACATCCAAAAAATATCTCCAGTTAACAAGCCTTGATCCATCACTTTAATCGGCATAATCATAGAAGTAATTCCAAGTACCGCTAAAATATTAAACACATTAGATCCAATTAGGTTCCCAAGCGAAATTGCCTTTTCCTTTTTAAGCACAGCAATAACAGATGCTGCAAGTTCGGGTATACTTGTACCTACAGAAACTACAGTAATAGCAATTACCCTATCACTAACACCGAAAGACTCAGCCATCCCAACAGCTCCTTTAATGAGCATTTCTGATCCTCCCCAAAGTGCCACACCTCCAATTATAAGAAATAAAGCAACTTTATACAAAGGCAATGGCTCATCATCTTCCGGCATTTCATCTACTACAGCTGGCTTTTGAAAACGCAATAAATACACTAAAAACACCAATAAAAATGAAAACATAATAACGCCTTCATAACGTTGCAACTCCCCGTCAAAGTAAAGAAAGCCGAATAACATTAAAGAAGCTATCATCATTACAGGCCAATCTGTCCTATAAAAACTACGCTCAACCTGAATACTTCCAAAAATTACTGTAATTCCCAATATGAGCGCAATATTAGCAATGTTTGATCCGACCACATTTCCAAGAGCAATGTCCGGAAAACCATCAAGGGCCGACTTTACACTAACAATTAATTCCGGGGCAGATGTTGCAAAAGAAACTACAGTCATCCCTATCACAATTTTAGGAATATTGAGTTGCAACGACAAACCAACGGCCGATTTAAGCAACCAGTTACCACCAGCAACTAAAAGCACTAATCCAAGTACTACAAATAATAAATTTAGCATATAATCAAAAAAATTTGATGCGAAGATAGCAAAAAGAGCATGTCTAATAATATCTCTATCGATAGTTGTTTTCCTAAATTTTCATAAAAAAACTACAAACTTAGTTCCTTAACTGTTTTTATAGTTTCAAACTAAATAAATAGTTGTTCGTTTGAAAAACAAAATGCTCTCTATCATGGAAAAACTCACAAACAAATCAGAAGAAGTAATAAAGGCCCTTTAGCAACTTGAAATGGCTTTGTAAAAGATATTCTGAATGAATTTACTGAAGACAAACCTCATTACAATACCCTTTCCTCCATTGTAAGAAACTTGGAAGAAAAAGGTTCTGTTGCCCATGAAGCGTTTGGAAATACACTTAGATACTATCCTTTAATTTCAAAAGAGGAGTATCGAAAAAAGTTCGCTAATATTGCAATTATGGGCTACTATAATTATCAGTAGGTTTTATTATTTTCGCATTATGAAAAAAACATTCTTCTCCTTGCTTGCTTGGCTAAATAAAAAATTGCTCCCAAGCTTCTCTAAACAACAATTAGATATTGCAAAAGCCAAAAAATGGCAATTAGCTATAATTGGATGGCGAGCTTATGTTACTCTAAATGCATTAAGCTGACATTTAATAAGTCACTAAAGACCTTACATCATAACTTCGCAATTTATTTCTTCCATTAAGAAATCCCAATTCCATCAGAAAATTTAACTGAACGATTTCACCACCTAAGCGCTCTACTAACTTGCATACTGCTTCAGCTGTGCCACCAGTTGCCAATACATCGTCATGTATCAAAATTTTATCTCCAGGAGCTATGGCATCCGAATGCATTTCTAACGTATCAAAACCATATTCTAACTCATACTTCTCTTGAATTTTAGTATGTGGTAACTTATTAGGTTTTCTTACAGGTATAAATCCAGCATTAAGTTCCTGTGCTAGCAAAGTTGCAAAGAAAAATCCGCGACTTTCCATTCCTACAACTTTATCTATTTTCTGATCTTTTAACATCAAAATAAATTCCTTCACTACCTGTCTTGTCGCAGTTGGACTCAGAAGTAATGGCGTTATATCCTTAAATACAACTCCTTCTTTTGGAAAATCTTTAATATCTCTTATATATTGAGTAATGTCCATAAAAATTGGTTTAACGTAAATATACTAACCGGAACTCTATTCTACAATACTCAAGAATCAATGTGCTCATTTGAAATAAAAAGTGCTCAGAAAATTATTCATTTCTGTAGGGAATATTACTCAAATTAAAAAGACCTAAAACATCCACTTTGGGTATTACTTCTTATTGAGCAAGATACCCACCATCTATCGGAAAATACGCTCCATTAACAAAAGAAGACTGTGTAGAACTTAACCACAAAATTAATTCTGCAATTTCACTTGACTCTCCCAAACGACCAATTGGGTGCAATCCAACAAGCATATCTAAGGTATCCTTATCAAGAGAATCCATCACAAGTGGAGTTTTTATATATCCTGGTCCAATAGAGTTTATTCTAATTCCTTTATTCGCATATTCCAGTGCTGCCGCTTTGGTTAACCCCACCACTCCATGTTTAGACGCCACATAAGCTGGAGAAAATCGGGTACCAACTGCCCCAAGTATAGATGCAATATTTACAATAGCTCCTCCATTTTCTATCATGGCTGGAATTTGATATCTCAATCCATAAAAAACGCCTGATAAATTGATATCAATTACCTGTTGCCATCCATCTATAGGGTATTCACCTGTAGGAGCTAAAGGACCACCAATACCAGCATTGTTAATTGCAATATCAAGTCTGCCAAACACCTCAATAGTTTTATTCACAAGCATCTCATGGTCACTTGCCCTTGAAGTATCGGCCTTTATAAATAAAGCATCTGCACCCATACTTTTAATCTCATTAACCACTTGATGACCATGTGATTCATTAATATCTGAGACAACCACCTTTACACCATTTTGAGCTAATAAGAGTGCAGCAGCCCTTCCAATACCAGAACCTGCACCTGTAATAATAGCAACTTTGTGTTCAATCTTTTTCATGTTTCTGTAATTTATATTTCACTTATTCTAAAGACGGTATTGATAGTAATGGAATTTGTAATCCAGATGCCATCAGACGAGTTTTACTACGGTGAACAACGGCTTCCCAAAAACCTCTTTTTTGAGGCATCATGACTAAAAAATCTGCTTTAATTTCCTTTATCTCAGCTGCAATTGCAGCAATAACGTCCTGAGAACGTACATTTTTATAATAGTAATGAATACCTTCTAGATCCTCTTTAAATGGATCCACTTTCTCCTTCTGGAGATCTTCTACCACTTTGTCGACACTAAACACTTCGACCTCTCCTTGAAATGACGCTGCAAATTCTTTCAATCGCTGCAAAACATCTTGTGGGACTAAACTACTCATATCACAAGCGAAAAGCATTTTACGTGTATCTTTCCATTGGGCTACCTCAGGTACTGCTAATATGGGGATATTAATTTTCTTAATCATAGATGTTGTTGTATTCCCCATGAGGTCCTGTTCTAAACTTTTCCCTTTCATTCCCATAATCAACAATTTACCGTTATACTTTTCAATAGTTTCAGGGAGACTATCTTCAATATAGGTAACTGCGCATTCGGAGCTCACTTCAATACCATACTGCCTTCCTATTAATTTTCCTTGCTCTTCCAAACGATGACCATATTGTTGGAATAGGCTCTGGAAATACTCTGCAGAAAGCTGGGCATTCGCTGCATGAATTGGCCAACTATAAGCATGAAATAAAACTAATCTAGCAGAGGTATGCTTTGCCATAGCGGCAGCATACGCCACAGCGTTATCTGCTAATTTTGTAAAATCGGT harbors:
- a CDS encoding adenine phosphoribosyltransferase, with the protein product MDITQYIRDIKDFPKEGVVFKDITPLLLSPTATRQVVKEFILMLKDQKIDKVVGMESRGFFFATLLAQELNAGFIPVRKPNKLPHTKIQEKYELEYGFDTLEMHSDAIAPGDKILIHDDVLATGGTAEAVCKLVERLGGEIVQLNFLMELGFLNGRNKLRSYDVRSLVTY
- a CDS encoding SDR family NAD(P)-dependent oxidoreductase codes for the protein MKKIEHKVAIITGAGSGIGRAAALLLAQNGVKVVVSDINESHGHQVVNEIKSMGADALFIKADTSRASDHEMLVNKTIEVFGRLDIAINNAGIGGPLAPTGEYPIDGWQQVIDINLSGVFYGLRYQIPAMIENGGAIVNIASILGAVGTRFSPAYVASKHGVVGLTKAAALEYANKGIRINSIGPGYIKTPLVMDSLDKDTLDMLVGLHPIGRLGESSEIAELILWLSSTQSSFVNGAYFPIDGGYLAQ
- a CDS encoding universal stress protein; protein product: MSIIVATDFTKLADNAVAYAAAMAKHTSARLVLFHAYSWPIHAANAQLSAEYFQSLFQQYGHRLEEQGKLIGRQYGIEVSSECAVTYIEDSLPETIEKYNGKLLIMGMKGKSLEQDLMGNTTTSMIKKINIPILAVPEVAQWKDTRKMLFACDMSSLVPQDVLQRLKEFAASFQGEVEVFSVDKVVEDLQKEKVDPFKEDLEGIHYYYKNVRSQDVIAAIAAEIKEIKADFLVMMPQKRGFWEAVVHRSKTRLMASGLQIPLLSIPSLE
- a CDS encoding calcium/sodium antiporter, whose product is MLNLLFVVLGLVLLVAGGNWLLKSAVGLSLQLNIPKIVIGMTVVSFATSAPELIVSVKSALDGFPDIALGNVVGSNIANIALILGITVIFGSIQVERSFYRTDWPVMMIASLMLFGFLYFDGELQRYEGVIMFSFLLVFLVYLLRFQKPAVVDEMPEDDEPLPLYKVALFLIIGGVALWGGSEMLIKGAVGMAESFGVSDRVIAITVVSVGTSIPELAASVIAVLKKEKAISLGNLIGSNVFNILAVLGITSMIMPIKVMDQGLLTGDIFWMLIVSFMVLPLVFLPKFLRLDWRDGIVLLVTYSVFVYLTIS
- a CDS encoding BlaI/MecI/CopY family transcriptional regulator yields the protein MNEFTEDKPHYNTLSSIVRNLEEKGSVAHEAFGNTLRYYPLISKEEYRKKFANIAIMGYYNYQ